In one Cyprinus carpio isolate SPL01 chromosome B2, ASM1834038v1, whole genome shotgun sequence genomic region, the following are encoded:
- the LOC109062774 gene encoding uncharacterized protein LOC109062774, with protein MFATMAVDHLFTTFILLLISNTGFSAEISVFVQTGASVQLDIQTQQLPEFDILAWMNDKSESIVRYNSDSKRVTPHDSYKDRVDFNDKTFSVTLKNMQKADSGFYTARTIGLINTDIAAYRVSVIDAVQAPVLTVNSNWFSSDSCTVNFTCRAPELMINSSYQNNRCSPQEVTSHKNYTLTLDCSKKYILCNHSNPVSWKQARINTTQLCEDSENERPITLSYDPSYMFVLLIVCVFVGVIVFAGLILYCCCKNKTDVKQADDKDYDDVETLIQKVTGDTWTTVTYCTVGRHQTPS; from the exons ATGTTTGCTACGATGGCAGTCGATCATCTTTTTACAACCTTCATCCTTTTGCTTATCTCTAACAcag GGTTCAGTGCTGAGATCTCTGTGTTTGTGCAGACAGGAGCTTCTGTTCAACTGGATATACAGACACAACAACTACCAGAGTTTGATATTTTAGCCTGGATGAATGATAAATCAGAGAGTATAGTTAGATATAACAGTGATTCCAAAAGAGTAACACCTCACGATTCCTACAAGGACAGAGTGGATTTCAATGATAAAACCTTCTCTGTAACACTGAAGAACATGCAGAAGGCAGACAGTGGATTCTACACAGCAAGAACAATTGGATTAATAAACACAGATATTGCCGCATACAGAGTATCTGTTATAG atgctgtgcaggCTCCTGTCCTGACTGTGAACTCAAACTGGTTCAGCAGTGACTCCTGTACTGTGAACTTCACATGCAGAGCTCCTGAGCTCATGATTAACTCCAGCTATCAGAACAACAGATGCTCtccacaggaagtgacatcacatAAGAACTACACTCTCACCCTGGATTGCAGCAAGAAATACATTCTCTGTAACCACAGCAACCCTGTCAGCTGGAAACAAGCCAGAATAAATACTACACAGCTCTGTGAAG ACTCAGAGAATGAAAGGCCAATCACACTCTCCTATGACCCATCTTACATGTTTGTGCTccttattgtgtgtgtttttgtgggagTGATAGTGTTTGCTGGTTTGATTCTTTACTGTTGCTGCAAGAATAAAACAG ATGTCAAACAGGCTGATGATAAAGACTATGATGATGTTGAG ACTCTGATTCAGAAGGTGACAGGAGATACATGGACCACCGTTACCTACTGTACAGTAGGACGACACCAAACACCTTCATGA
- the LOC109074402 gene encoding uncharacterized protein LOC109074402, with amino-acid sequence MTATPVILMFVTMAVDRLLASFILLLISITGFSAEISVFVQTGASVQLNIQTQQLPEFDDLYWTKDKSENLVRYSNESKKVKLYPYYKDRVDFNDKTFSVTLKNMQKTDSGLYRARASGESENDIVTYRVSVIDAVQAPVLNVNSNRFSSDSCTVNFTCRAHELMINSSYQNNRCSPQEVTSQINTLILDCSTKYIICNHSNPVSWKQARINITQLCDDSENERPITLYYGPTFMFVLLIVCVVVGVIVFAGLILYCCCKNKTDVKQADDKDYDDVETLIRKMTGDTWTTVTYCTV; translated from the exons AT GACAGCAACACCAGTCATTCTGATGTTTGTTACAATGGCAGTAGATCGTCTGCTTGCATCCTTCATCCTTCTCCTCATCAGTATCACCG GGTTCAGTGCTGAGATCTCTGTGTTTGTGCAGACAGGAGCTTCTGTTCAACTGAATATACAGACACAACAACTACCAGAGTTTGATGATTTATACTGGACAAAAGATAAATCAGAGAATTTAGTTAGATATTCAAATGAAtctaaaaaagtaaaactttacCCTTACTACAAGGACAGAGTGGATTTTAATGATAAAACCTtctctgtgacactgaagaacatGCAGAAGACAGACAGTGGACTCTACAGAGCAAGAGCAAGTGGAGAATCAGAGAACGATATTGTTACATACAGAGTATCTGTTATAG atgctgtgcaggCTCCTGTCCTGAATGTGAACTCAAACAGGTTCAGCAGTGACTCCTGTACTGTGAACTTCACATGCAGAGCTCACGAGCTCATGATTAACTCTAGCTATCAGAACAACAGATGCTCtccacaggaagtgacatcacagaTCAACACTCTCATCCTGGATTGCAGCACGAAATACATAATCTGTAACCATAGCAACCCTGTCAGCTGGAAACAAGCCAGAATAAACATCACACAGCTCTGTGACG ACTCAGAGAATGAAAGGCCAATCACACTCTACTATGGCCCAACTTTCATGTTTGTGCTCcttattgtgtgtgttgttgtgggaGTGATAGTGTTTGCTGGTTTGATTCTTTACTGTTGCTGCAAGAATAAAACAG ATGTTAAACAGGCTGATGATAAAGACTATGATGATGTTGAG ACTCTGATTCGGAAGATGACAGGAGATACATGGACCACCGTTACCTACTGTACAGTATGA